The following are encoded together in the Pleurocapsa sp. FMAR1 genome:
- a CDS encoding response regulator transcription factor: protein MEILIVEDEREIAEIIQECLVAEGFSCCVCHDGNAALQLFAELQPDLIILDIRLPGIDGLEICTQIRQKPVANDPYILMLSSRGEEIDRIIGLSTGADDYYIKPFSPRELVARVRALLRRRLRESDRLGSIKTKSFTIDLEQHCINRHLDPESTEQLDLSSSEFKLMALFIKHPGRVWERGQLIEKLWGDDFFGEERVIDTHIARLRKKVEPHASKPIFIQTVVGVGYKFEDL, encoded by the coding sequence ATGGAGATTTTAATCGTTGAAGACGAGCGTGAGATAGCTGAAATCATTCAAGAATGTTTAGTAGCAGAAGGGTTTTCTTGTTGCGTCTGTCATGACGGTAACGCAGCTTTACAGCTTTTTGCTGAACTACAGCCTGATTTAATTATTCTCGATATTAGACTTCCTGGAATAGATGGTTTAGAAATATGCACCCAAATTCGCCAAAAACCAGTGGCTAATGACCCCTACATTTTAATGTTGTCTTCTAGGGGGGAAGAAATTGATCGCATCATTGGTTTGTCTACAGGGGCTGATGATTATTACATCAAACCTTTTAGCCCTAGAGAATTAGTTGCTAGGGTGCGAGCTTTGTTACGTCGTCGTTTGCGAGAAAGCGATCGCCTGGGATCGATCAAGACCAAATCTTTTACCATTGACCTAGAACAACACTGTATCAATCGCCATTTAGATCCTGAATCAACAGAACAGCTTGATTTATCCTCTTCTGAATTTAAGCTCATGGCTTTGTTTATCAAACATCCAGGCAGAGTTTGGGAAAGGGGACAACTAATCGAAAAGCTTTGGGGTGATGATTTTTTTGGCGAAGAAAGGGTGATTGATACTCATATAGCTAGACTACGCAAGAAAGTTGAACCCCATGCCAGTAAACCAATCTTCATTCAAACTGTTGTCGGCGTAGGTTATAAATTTGAAGACTTATAG
- a CDS encoding fasciclin domain-containing protein, with translation MADIVDIAVNTEGFSTLVAAVKAANLVETLKTPGPFTVFAPNDAAFAKLPPGTVQTLVDNPPQLARILTYHVVAGKLTKADLSQVDSVDSVEGSPISINCADAFEVKNATVIAADIEADNGIIHVIDNVILMG, from the coding sequence ATGGCAGATATTGTTGATATTGCAGTGAACACAGAGGGTTTTAGTACATTAGTCGCTGCGGTCAAGGCAGCTAATTTAGTAGAAACCTTGAAAACGCCAGGACCATTTACCGTTTTCGCTCCTAATGATGCTGCCTTCGCCAAGCTGCCTCCAGGTACGGTACAAACCTTAGTTGACAATCCGCCTCAATTAGCCAGAATACTAACTTATCATGTGGTTGCAGGCAAATTAACCAAAGCAGATTTAAGTCAGGTAGATTCTGTAGATTCTGTAGAAGGTTCGCCAATTTCAATTAATTGTGCTGATGCTTTTGAAGTAAAAAATGCCACAGTAATTGCAGCAGACATTGAAGCCGATAATGGCATTATTCATGTGATTGATAACGTTATTTTAATGGGATAA
- a CDS encoding LysR family transcriptional regulator yields the protein MNINYSNLRQLDLNLLVALDVLITEASVTKAAEKLNLSQSAMSYSLKKLRIILHDDILIRTSREMEVTPYARQISDRLRQILIEIQATLLEKETFNPATATNTFKIATSDYVEATIGVNLLPQLATQAPNIRIRINHLDKSTVMDALDDNEIDLAINPSLNLKSWQVQKDLYQEEFVCVFRGDDSITKISLADYLARSHILVSLRDDFQGESDRLLELQQQSRQVIWSTTHFMTVPFLLANSDCMALLPKRMAQQCAKAMSLKILPPPIAMESFTVSMVWHQRHTNNLAHQWLRQQIIEAIRDV from the coding sequence ATGAATATTAACTACTCCAATCTCCGCCAACTCGATCTAAATTTGTTAGTCGCCCTAGATGTTTTAATTACCGAAGCCAGCGTCACCAAAGCAGCCGAAAAGCTTAATCTGAGTCAATCGGCAATGAGTTATTCGCTGAAAAAACTACGAATTATTTTGCATGATGATATTTTAATTCGCACTTCTAGAGAGATGGAAGTTACGCCTTATGCACGGCAGATAAGCGATCGCCTTCGACAAATTCTGATAGAAATTCAAGCAACTTTACTAGAAAAAGAAACTTTTAATCCAGCCACAGCAACCAATACTTTTAAAATTGCGACTAGTGACTATGTAGAAGCCACTATTGGCGTAAATTTATTACCGCAGTTAGCTACTCAAGCACCAAATATACGGATTCGGATTAATCATTTAGACAAATCAACCGTGATGGATGCTTTGGATGACAATGAAATAGACTTAGCAATTAACCCCAGCTTAAACCTCAAAAGTTGGCAGGTTCAGAAAGATTTATATCAGGAAGAATTTGTTTGTGTCTTTCGAGGAGACGACTCAATAACAAAAATATCTTTAGCTGATTATTTAGCGCGATCGCACATTCTCGTATCTCTGCGAGATGATTTTCAAGGAGAAAGCGATCGCCTTTTAGAACTACAGCAGCAGTCTCGCCAAGTAATTTGGTCTACAACCCATTTTATGACAGTCCCTTTTTTATTAGCCAATTCCGACTGTATGGCATTATTACCCAAGCGGATGGCTCAACAATGCGCCAAAGCGATGAGCCTAAAAATCTTACCTCCACCTATTGCCATGGAAAGCTTCACTGTATCCATGGTTTGGCATCAGCGTCATACTAATAATCTGGCACATCAATGGTTACGACAACAAATAATCGAGGCGATACGAGATGTGTAA
- a CDS encoding NADPH-dependent F420 reductase: MKIGFIGYGSMAEALASKWVTKHSLFIGGRNLEKAEKLAKKLGKTVEFGSEAEAASFGEIVVLATRHEAVFEAINAAGGSDALADKVLLDINNPVDKSDFLAKTYDGISLAEEIARVVPNAHVVKAFNMCQAKVWQMNPPVFDDRPFVVMYCGDNNFAKQKIATLIEDVGCEAKDIGDLKYARMLEPAAAIVIKLLLSGHDPYTVLNLIQPELKAI; encoded by the coding sequence ATGAAAATTGGATTTATTGGTTACGGAAGTATGGCTGAAGCATTAGCTTCTAAATGGGTTACTAAGCACTCGCTCTTTATTGGTGGGCGCAACCTGGAAAAAGCTGAAAAGCTGGCAAAAAAATTAGGAAAAACTGTTGAATTTGGTTCAGAAGCCGAAGCTGCCTCGTTTGGCGAAATTGTAGTCTTGGCAACTAGACACGAGGCGGTTTTTGAAGCGATCAATGCTGCTGGCGGGAGTGATGCTTTAGCTGACAAAGTTTTACTCGATATTAATAATCCAGTAGATAAATCTGATTTTTTAGCAAAAACTTATGATGGCATTTCTTTAGCGGAAGAGATAGCTAGAGTTGTCCCCAATGCTCATGTAGTTAAAGCCTTTAATATGTGTCAAGCGAAAGTATGGCAGATGAATCCTCCAGTATTTGACGATCGCCCTTTTGTGGTAATGTATTGCGGAGATAACAATTTCGCTAAACAAAAAATTGCCACTTTAATTGAAGATGTTGGTTGTGAAGCTAAAGATATTGGCGATTTAAAATATGCGCGAATGCTCGAACCTGCTGCGGCGATCGTCATTAAATTGCTCTTGTCAGGACACGATCCTTATACAGTCCTTAATCTTATCCAGCCAGAATTAAAAGCAATTTAA
- a CDS encoding SMP-30/gluconolactonase/LRE family protein: MAIAVLAIATNNRAIAQKDTEFSQDIVSSEIVASLPKRYFLENTAVGADRAFYITNYVGKEIWRYHPEDGLSHFAELDAHPIGINFDSDGTAYIGAHQVRQFLVNAQVKSISSDKVAPYIKPEAENV; this comes from the coding sequence ATGGCGATCGCCGTATTGGCAATTGCAACTAATAATAGAGCGATCGCCCAAAAAGATACGGAGTTTTCTCAAGATATCGTGTCATCTGAAATTGTGGCATCTTTACCTAAAAGATATTTCTTAGAGAATACGGCTGTTGGTGCTGATAGAGCTTTTTATATTACTAATTATGTGGGTAAAGAAATCTGGCGATATCATCCTGAAGATGGCTTAAGTCACTTTGCCGAACTCGATGCACATCCAATTGGAATTAATTTTGATTCAGATGGAACTGCATACATCGGCGCACATCAGGTTAGGCAGTTTTTGGTTAATGCACAAGTCAAAAGTATATCGTCCGATAAAGTTGCACCCTATATCAAACCAGAGGCGGAAAATGTTTGA
- the trmFO gene encoding FADH(2)-oxidizing methylenetetrahydrofolate--tRNA-(uracil(54)-C(5))-methyltransferase TrmFO: MIQDRVIVIGGGLAGTEAAWQIAQAGVAVTLYEMRPIRTSPAHHTEELAELVCSNSFGANNSDRAAGLLHEELRRLGSRIIATADYHSVPAGGALAVDRGVFSSDLTRTLASHPLIELKRGEITEIPQDSIVVLATGPLTSPQLTEDLQKFTGMEYMSFFDAASPIIVGESIDREVAFLASRYDKGEAAYLNCPMNKEQYLNFQQELSKAEQAELKDFERETAKFFEGCLPIEELAQRGEDTMRYGPLKPVGLFDSRLGDFRALENKGKRPYAVVQLRQEDKAGQLWNMVGFQTNLRWGEQKRVFKLIPGLENAEFVRMGVMHRNTFINSPQLLEPTLQFKSKKTILAAGQLVGTEGYTAAAAGGWLAGTNAARLALGQKPLSMPETTMMGALFDFISSASPKHFQPMPPNFGIIPPLPTKVKNKRERYGQYRDRSFADLATWKQSLQPELATIN, encoded by the coding sequence ATGATCCAAGACAGAGTAATTGTAATCGGTGGTGGTTTAGCGGGAACAGAGGCAGCTTGGCAAATAGCTCAAGCAGGGGTGGCTGTTACTCTTTATGAAATGCGCCCCATCAGAACTTCTCCTGCTCATCATACAGAAGAATTAGCCGAATTAGTCTGTAGTAACTCTTTTGGCGCGAACAATAGCGATCGCGCTGCGGGTTTACTTCATGAAGAATTACGCCGTCTTGGTTCGAGAATCATTGCCACCGCCGATTATCATTCTGTTCCCGCAGGTGGAGCATTAGCCGTAGACAGAGGGGTCTTTAGTAGTGATTTAACTAGAACTTTAGCTAGCCATCCTCTAATTGAATTAAAAAGAGGCGAAATTACCGAAATTCCCCAGGATAGTATTGTCGTGCTTGCCACTGGCCCTTTAACTAGTCCCCAGTTAACAGAAGACCTGCAAAAGTTTACGGGCATGGAATACATGAGCTTTTTTGATGCTGCCAGTCCTATTATTGTTGGTGAATCTATCGACCGAGAAGTCGCTTTTTTGGCATCTCGCTACGATAAAGGTGAGGCTGCTTACCTCAACTGCCCGATGAACAAAGAGCAGTATCTTAATTTTCAGCAAGAGTTATCTAAAGCCGAACAGGCAGAATTAAAAGATTTTGAACGGGAAACTGCTAAATTTTTTGAAGGCTGTTTGCCTATTGAAGAACTGGCACAACGGGGAGAGGATACTATGCGCTATGGGCCGCTCAAGCCAGTAGGCTTGTTTGATTCTCGTCTAGGAGATTTTCGCGCCCTAGAAAACAAAGGTAAACGTCCCTATGCCGTCGTTCAACTGCGTCAAGAAGACAAGGCGGGGCAACTATGGAACATGGTCGGTTTTCAAACTAATCTACGTTGGGGAGAACAAAAACGGGTCTTTAAATTAATTCCAGGTTTAGAGAATGCCGAATTTGTACGTATGGGAGTCATGCACCGCAACACCTTTATCAATTCTCCTCAGTTATTAGAACCAACTTTGCAATTTAAAAGCAAGAAGACTATTTTAGCTGCTGGTCAACTAGTTGGTACGGAAGGTTATACCGCAGCAGCAGCAGGAGGCTGGTTAGCAGGTACAAACGCTGCTCGTTTAGCACTAGGACAAAAACCTCTGAGTATGCCTGAGACAACCATGATGGGCGCGCTCTTTGATTTTATTAGTTCGGCATCTCCCAAACATTTTCAGCCCATGCCTCCTAACTTTGGTATTATTCCCCCATTGCCAACTAAAGTTAAAAATAAAAGAGAAAGATATGGTCAGTATCGCGATCGCTCTTTTGCCGATTTAGCTACCTGGAAACAATCTTTACAGCCAGAATTAGCCACGATTAATTAA
- a CDS encoding serine/threonine phosphatase, giving the protein MLICPRCEFENPEANKFCQNCGVSLTDKMCCQCQANIPIEAKTCSFCGAANHTVLWAIISQKPVAKPLPQAELAKAISIYNNNHEQLEIESISDLFVECRDKAKSLLQLHGEDHTSSRYEIEGDNNSETSLPTNDYNSEYTYLQKKVIDKYPLQKSHLATLQKQQMDLFAELSQSLNNSYLKAAQYWNLVGLPTHALPYLILEKYTPTVPKIYDAWQQEDRGVVLLPDRSEWQLLKDVWSQQKLPLLQIIWFLDEMAKMWEPLQQISCAQSLLVDKNLRIDEDQAFCLQQLYMDESDSCPTLKDLAKVWQVCFAESNSDNLDELNKLLERVISGEIDEIEQLRLELHNIGLGEDEIESFDIHTNYSDVNIPQSEPDKIQSNDDLESAEQPVFFQEEDMMYSSDFEEQATAMIPMHLRSIADASCTDIGSQRDHNEDFFGVKTLIEKAENTTETNLSVRGLYIVCDGMGGHAAGEVASAMAVENLQKYFQSHWQQKLPEQKTIEEGILLANQALYQTNVDNSRSGSGRMGTTLVMAFLQDTQIAIAHVGDSRIYRVTRKQGLERLTLDHEVGQREINRGVEPDIAYGRPDAYQLTQALGPRDNNYVRPDIQLIEITEDCLLLLCSDGLSDNDLLEENWQEYLKPLLRSQSDLQGGLFKLVNFANEHNGHDNITAVLVRVKLKPDF; this is encoded by the coding sequence ATGCTTATTTGTCCACGGTGTGAATTTGAAAATCCTGAAGCTAATAAATTTTGCCAAAATTGCGGTGTTTCGCTGACGGACAAAATGTGTTGTCAATGCCAAGCAAATATTCCTATCGAAGCAAAAACCTGTAGCTTTTGCGGTGCTGCTAATCATACTGTGCTGTGGGCAATAATTTCTCAAAAACCAGTAGCAAAACCTTTACCTCAAGCAGAATTAGCTAAAGCGATCAGTATTTATAACAACAATCATGAACAATTAGAAATCGAAAGTATATCTGACCTGTTTGTCGAATGTAGAGACAAAGCCAAATCTCTATTACAGCTTCACGGAGAAGACCACACCTCAAGTCGCTACGAAATTGAGGGGGATAATAATTCTGAAACATCTTTGCCTACTAATGACTATAATTCTGAGTATACATATCTACAAAAAAAAGTAATTGATAAATATCCTTTGCAAAAATCCCACTTGGCAACTCTCCAAAAACAACAAATGGATTTGTTTGCAGAATTAAGCCAAAGTTTAAACAATTCCTATTTAAAAGCGGCTCAATACTGGAATTTAGTCGGACTGCCAACTCATGCTTTACCCTATCTAATTTTAGAAAAATACACGCCTACAGTTCCCAAAATCTATGATGCGTGGCAGCAAGAAGATCGGGGAGTCGTGTTACTACCAGACCGTTCTGAGTGGCAATTACTTAAAGATGTATGGTCTCAACAAAAACTGCCGCTGCTACAGATAATTTGGTTTTTAGATGAAATGGCAAAAATGTGGGAACCTTTGCAGCAGATTAGCTGCGCTCAAAGTTTGCTAGTAGACAAAAATTTACGCATAGATGAAGATCAAGCCTTTTGTTTACAGCAATTGTATATGGATGAGTCTGACAGTTGCCCGACTCTTAAAGATTTAGCTAAAGTATGGCAAGTTTGCTTTGCCGAATCAAATTCAGATAATCTAGATGAACTAAACAAATTATTAGAGAGAGTTATTTCAGGAGAGATAGATGAAATAGAACAGCTAAGATTAGAGCTTCATAATATTGGTCTTGGTGAAGACGAAATTGAGTCCTTTGATATTCATACTAATTATTCTGACGTGAACATTCCCCAATCTGAACCCGACAAAATCCAATCCAACGATGATTTAGAATCTGCTGAACAACCAGTTTTTTTCCAGGAAGAAGATATGATGTACAGTAGCGATTTTGAAGAACAAGCCACGGCAATGATACCTATGCACCTAAGAAGTATTGCTGATGCTAGCTGTACTGACATTGGCTCCCAAAGAGACCATAATGAAGATTTTTTTGGGGTCAAAACCTTAATTGAGAAAGCAGAAAATACTACCGAAACTAACCTTAGCGTGCGTGGTTTGTATATAGTCTGTGATGGCATGGGGGGTCATGCAGCAGGAGAAGTTGCTAGTGCTATGGCGGTTGAAAATCTCCAAAAGTATTTTCAAAGCCACTGGCAGCAAAAATTACCAGAGCAAAAAACTATTGAAGAGGGGATTTTATTAGCCAATCAAGCTCTCTATCAAACAAATGTAGATAATTCTCGTTCTGGTAGCGGTAGAATGGGAACTACTTTGGTAATGGCTTTTTTACAAGATACTCAAATTGCGATCGCTCACGTCGGAGACAGTCGCATATATCGCGTTACTCGCAAGCAAGGACTAGAACGCTTAACCTTGGATCATGAAGTTGGTCAAAGAGAAATTAATCGAGGGGTCGAACCCGACATTGCCTATGGCAGACCTGATGCCTATCAGTTGACTCAAGCCTTGGGACCTAGAGACAACAACTATGTGCGTCCTGATATTCAGCTTATCGAAATTACCGAAGATTGCCTACTATTGCTTTGTTCTGATGGTCTTTCAGATAATGATTTATTAGAAGAAAATTGGCAAGAATATCTTAAACCTTTGCTTCGTTCCCAAAGCGATCTCCAGGGAGGTCTATTTAAACTGGTAAATTTTGCTAACGAACACAATGGTCATGATAATATTACTGCCGTCTTGGTGAGAGTCAAGCTAAAGCCTGATTTTTAA
- a CDS encoding FHA domain-containing serine/threonine-protein kinase produces the protein MVIFTLLEPQTNQPLQQWEFLEQSVIRIGRAQNNDIVLHGYFQVSRQHLELTLIDPQQEKWQLISRGTNGTLVNNDFVTETILNNDDLIRLAENGPVFKFELESSLAENQEKVETTEILKPAVICDHQDNPEGSIFCRHCGEPIVGDEHYVGSYQVLRTLGRGGMGTTYLAWDRNRTIKNAPMLLVLKEMNADMARIAKARELFEREARILKSLEHKGIPKYYDFFVENNRKYIVMELIHGYNLEQLVNLRGATDALRTINWMIQVCDIVEYLHNLEPPLVHRDIKPANLMLRNLDSRLMLLDFGAVKELGTALETRIGVEGYSAPEQYRGKPCPQSDIYGIGTTIIFLLTSQTPMQYYRYQSSKFEFDVDSIPGLPTNLGEVLSIACQPEPKDRYQTAKELKEALSACL, from the coding sequence ATGGTCATTTTTACGCTTTTAGAACCGCAGACAAACCAACCTCTTCAACAGTGGGAGTTTTTAGAGCAATCAGTGATTCGTATTGGTCGCGCTCAAAATAATGACATTGTGCTGCATGGCTATTTTCAAGTCTCTCGACAGCATCTAGAATTAACTCTCATAGATCCTCAACAAGAAAAGTGGCAGTTAATTAGTAGAGGAACTAACGGTACTTTAGTCAATAATGATTTTGTGACCGAAACTATCTTAAATAACGATGATTTGATTCGACTGGCAGAAAATGGACCCGTATTTAAGTTTGAACTAGAATCTTCCTTAGCTGAAAACCAAGAAAAGGTAGAAACAACTGAGATTCTTAAGCCTGCTGTTATTTGCGATCATCAAGATAATCCAGAAGGCAGTATTTTTTGTCGCCATTGTGGCGAGCCAATAGTCGGCGATGAGCATTATGTTGGCTCTTATCAAGTCTTACGGACTCTTGGTAGAGGAGGAATGGGAACTACCTATCTAGCTTGGGATCGCAACCGCACTATCAAGAATGCACCTATGCTCTTGGTTCTTAAGGAAATGAACGCAGATATGGCGCGCATTGCCAAAGCAAGAGAATTATTTGAAAGAGAAGCACGTATCTTAAAGTCTTTAGAACATAAAGGTATTCCTAAATATTATGATTTTTTTGTAGAAAACAACCGCAAGTACATCGTCATGGAATTAATTCATGGTTACAATTTAGAGCAATTAGTTAACCTGCGAGGAGCAACCGATGCCCTCAGAACAATTAACTGGATGATTCAAGTGTGCGATATTGTGGAATACCTGCACAACTTGGAACCACCTTTGGTACATCGAGATATCAAACCAGCCAACTTAATGCTGCGTAATTTAGATAGTCGCCTAATGCTGTTAGATTTCGGGGCAGTAAAGGAACTAGGTACGGCCTTAGAAACTCGCATTGGTGTGGAAGGATACAGTGCGCCAGAACAATATCGAGGCAAACCTTGTCCTCAATCAGATATTTATGGAATAGGCACGACGATTATTTTTCTTTTAACTAGCCAAACACCAATGCAGTATTATCGCTATCAAAGCAGCAAATTTGAGTTTGATGTTGATAGCATTCCTGGGCTGCCTACTAACTTAGGAGAAGTTTTATCAATTGCTTGCCAACCCGAACCAAAAGACCGCTATCAGACAGCTAAAGAACTAAAGGAAGCTCTTTCTGCTTGCCTATAA
- a CDS encoding DUF4327 family protein yields the protein MTKQVAHPMMKLQRKVSSLVDSNIVKPDDRIGKIALLLGDDWSYWKNELLDFDFSPQDPICELLSVEDWDED from the coding sequence ATGACAAAACAAGTTGCACATCCGATGATGAAATTGCAGCGCAAGGTATCTTCCTTGGTAGACTCTAATATCGTCAAACCAGACGATCGTATTGGCAAAATTGCCTTATTATTGGGCGATGATTGGTCATATTGGAAAAATGAACTACTGGACTTCGATTTTTCTCCTCAAGATCCAATTTGTGAACTACTCTCTGTAGAAGATTGGGATGAGGACTAG
- a CDS encoding S8 family serine peptidase, with translation MGNKGIFLVSGWIIAGLVTPVLALNDSISEKGVNALRLHSSPYNLLGRKIGIGQVEVGRPVKLGKDKAANTLKAISPWAVFYGDQSAITDKNVDDHASMVAEVMIAEDKQLQGIAPKAKLYASAVGSLSEGGQPQECLASQHIAQQNGGDIRAINFSFGESLERDERDEAKLDGKALLTSCIDWSARNHEVLYVIAGNQGEGGIPIPTDNFNGITTAYTTKRKGKFNKVDFANLSDLPKGIGRSFIRKEIDFGDRRAVSLLAPGGQIAVFNQKREIEKVSGTSFAAPHITGAVALLQEYGDKRLKQTPKSSNWSLDSRRHEVMKAVLLNSADKIADRGDGLLLGMEHTILGKKNHTWFDSDAYQNPRVPLDIQMGTGQLNVWRAYQQFSAGENKNKTVNALGWDYRKIAANNYQEYYLQKPLVKGSYAAITLAWDRLVKLNDLNRNQQYDEEETFSDRGLNNLDVYLLPIDEESDMRNTCSSSSFEDSVEHIFCPIPATGRYKIRVRYRHQFNEPIQPYGLAWWTKAQS, from the coding sequence ATGGGTAATAAAGGAATATTTTTAGTTTCTGGATGGATAATTGCTGGGTTAGTCACTCCTGTTTTAGCTTTAAATGATTCTATCAGCGAAAAAGGGGTTAATGCTCTGCGTTTGCATTCTTCTCCCTATAATTTGTTGGGTCGAAAAATTGGTATTGGTCAAGTAGAGGTAGGTCGTCCTGTTAAACTAGGTAAAGATAAAGCAGCTAATACCTTAAAAGCAATTTCTCCATGGGCAGTTTTTTATGGCGATCAAAGTGCTATAACAGATAAAAATGTAGACGATCATGCCAGCATGGTTGCAGAGGTAATGATTGCTGAAGATAAACAGCTACAGGGTATTGCCCCCAAAGCCAAGCTGTATGCCTCGGCGGTAGGCTCTTTAAGTGAAGGAGGACAGCCTCAAGAATGCTTGGCGAGCCAGCATATTGCTCAACAGAATGGCGGTGATATTCGAGCTATTAATTTCAGTTTTGGAGAATCTCTAGAGCGAGATGAACGAGACGAAGCAAAGCTAGACGGCAAAGCATTATTAACTTCCTGTATTGATTGGTCTGCTCGCAACCATGAAGTTTTGTACGTAATAGCAGGAAACCAGGGGGAGGGAGGAATTCCGATTCCTACAGATAATTTTAACGGCATTACTACTGCCTACACTACAAAGAGGAAGGGTAAATTTAATAAGGTAGATTTTGCTAATTTAAGTGATTTACCCAAAGGAATTGGACGTAGCTTTATTAGGAAAGAGATTGACTTTGGCGATCGCCGTGCCGTTAGTTTGCTTGCCCCTGGCGGACAAATTGCTGTTTTCAATCAAAAAAGGGAAATAGAAAAAGTTAGCGGTACAAGCTTTGCTGCCCCTCATATTACAGGTGCGGTGGCTTTGTTACAGGAATATGGGGATAAGCGTTTAAAACAGACACCTAAATCATCTAACTGGAGTTTAGATTCCCGTCGTCATGAAGTAATGAAAGCCGTGCTGTTAAATTCTGCCGATAAAATTGCCGATCGCGGCGATGGCTTATTATTAGGTATGGAGCATACTATTTTGGGTAAAAAAAACCATACCTGGTTTGATTCTGATGCCTATCAAAATCCCCGTGTGCCTCTAGATATACAGATGGGTACAGGGCAATTAAATGTTTGGCGAGCATACCAACAGTTTAGTGCAGGAGAAAACAAAAATAAAACTGTAAATGCTCTTGGTTGGGATTATAGAAAAATAGCAGCCAATAACTATCAGGAGTACTATTTGCAAAAACCTTTAGTTAAAGGAAGTTATGCCGCTATTACTTTAGCTTGGGATCGTTTAGTAAAATTAAATGATCTTAATCGCAATCAGCAGTATGATGAAGAAGAGACTTTTAGCGATCGCGGTTTAAACAACTTGGATGTTTATCTCTTACCCATAGATGAAGAGAGTGACATGAGAAACACCTGTTCTTCTTCTAGTTTTGAAGACAGTGTAGAACACATTTTTTGTCCTATCCCTGCTACAGGACGTTATAAAATTCGAGTTCGTTATCGCCATCAATTCAACGAGCCAATTCAACCCTATGGTTTGGCTTGGTGGACAAAAGCCCAGAGCTAA